Genomic window (Aminivibrio pyruvatiphilus):
CGAGAAAGTACTAAGCAAGGCGGAAGAATACAGACCGAAAATATCCCGTTTTCTCCGGGACATGATTGCCCTTCCCAGCGAGAGCTGCGGGGAGAAGGAAGTGATTTGCCGGATCAAGGCGGAGATGGAGGCCTGCGGGTACGACCGGGTGGAGATCGACCCCATGGGCAACGTCCTGGGCTTCATCGGGACGGGAAAGCATCTCGTCGCCCTCGATGCCCATATCGATACCGTAGGCATCGGCGACCGGTCTCTCTGGCAGTATGACCCCTACGAAGGATACGAGGACGACGAGATCATCGTCGGCAGGGGAGCCAGCGACCAGGAGGGCGGCATGGCATCCATGGTCTACGGCGGGAAAATCATAAAGGACCTCGGCCTCCCCGGAGATTTCACCCTCATGGTGGTGGGATCGGTCCAGGAGGAGGACTGCGACGGCCTGTGCTGGCAGTACATCATCAACGAGGGCGGATACAGGCCGGAATTCGTGGTGCTCACCGAGCCCACGTCCTGCAACATCTACAGGGGGCACAGGGGGCGCATGGAGATCAGGGTGAGCGCGAAGGGCCTTTCCTGCCATGGCTCCGCCCCTGAACGGGGCGACAACGCCATCTACAAGATGGCTCCCATCCTGCAGGAGCTCCGGGCCCTTCATGAAAACCTCCATTACGATCCCTTCCTGGGCAAGGGAAGCCTGACAGTATCGGAAATTTTCTTCAGCTCTCCCTCGAGGTGCGCCGTGGCGGATGGGTGCTCCATATCCGTGGACCGGCGGCTGACCCACGGGGAGACCTGGGAAAAGGCCCTCCAGGAGATTCGGAACCTTCCGGCCGTCAAGGCCGCTGGGGCCGAAGTATCCATGTACACCTACGACCGGCCTTCCTGGACCGGGCTGGTCTATCCCACGGAGTGCTTCTTCCCCACGTGGGTGCTCGAGGAGGACCATGCAGCCTGCCGTACCCTCGTGGAGGGCTACCGGGAACTGTTCCGTTCGGAGCCCCTGGTGGACAAGTGGACCTTCTCCACGAACGGCGTGTCCATCATGGGACGATTCGGCATTCCCTGCGTCGGCTTCGGCCCGGGACACGAGGACCAGGCCCACGCCCCCAACGAACGGACATGGAAGGACGAACTGGTGAAGGCCGCCGCTCTCTATGCGGTGGTCCCGTCCATCTATACGGAAAAACACGCCCGCTAGAACGGGCATTCAAGGAGGAGAGAGAATCATGCAGACGATTTTCCGGGGGAAACATTTCATTACCCTCCAGGAGTGGACCAGGGAGGAAATTGACACCCTTCTCGACGTTTCCTACGACCTGAAGATGCAGTTCGCCCTTGACAGACCGACGAACTACCTACCCAACAAGACCGTGTTCCTCATGTTCTTCGAGCAGTCCACCAGGACCAGGAACTCCATGGAGGCGGGGATAACCCAGCTCGGCGGGCACGCCCACTTCCTGGACACAAGCAATATGCAGATCGCCCACGGCGAAGTCCCCAAGGACACTGCCGTCATCCTGTCCCGCATGGGCCACGCCATCGCGTGCCGGAACTGCTTCTGGAAGGAAGGCAACGCCTACCTCAGGGAGATGGCCAAGTGGTCTCCCGTGCCCATCATCAACATGCAGGACGACCTGTACCACCCCCTGCAGGGCATCGCCGACCTCATGACCATCCAGGAGAAGAGGGGAAAGAATACCCGAGGGCTCAAGGTCTCCGTCATCTGGGCCTACGCCACCACCCACAAGAAACCCATCTCCGTCCCTCTCACCCAGGCCCTGCTGTTCCCCAGGTACGGCATGGAGGTCACCCTGGCCTACCCGAAGGGCTACGAGATGCCCGACTGGGTCATCGAGCAGGCGAAGAAGAACGCCCTCGAGAATGGCGGAACCTTCCGGATAACCAACGACCAGGAAGAGGCTTACCGGAACGCCGACGTGGTCATCCCCAAGAACTGGGGCAACTGGGTGACGAACGAGAGCAAGGCCGTTATAGACAGCACCCTCGAGGCGAACAAGCACTGGAAGTGCACCGAGGAGCGCATGGCCCTCACCGACAGGCATTCCCTGTACATGCACGCCCTCCCCGCCGACAGGGTGAACGAAGT
Coding sequences:
- a CDS encoding YgeY family selenium metabolism-linked hydrolase; translated protein: MIPFEKVLSKAEEYRPKISRFLRDMIALPSESCGEKEVICRIKAEMEACGYDRVEIDPMGNVLGFIGTGKHLVALDAHIDTVGIGDRSLWQYDPYEGYEDDEIIVGRGASDQEGGMASMVYGGKIIKDLGLPGDFTLMVVGSVQEEDCDGLCWQYIINEGGYRPEFVVLTEPTSCNIYRGHRGRMEIRVSAKGLSCHGSAPERGDNAIYKMAPILQELRALHENLHYDPFLGKGSLTVSEIFFSSPSRCAVADGCSISVDRRLTHGETWEKALQEIRNLPAVKAAGAEVSMYTYDRPSWTGLVYPTECFFPTWVLEEDHAACRTLVEGYRELFRSEPLVDKWTFSTNGVSIMGRFGIPCVGFGPGHEDQAHAPNERTWKDELVKAAALYAVVPSIYTEKHAR
- a CDS encoding ornithine carbamoyltransferase, with amino-acid sequence MQTIFRGKHFITLQEWTREEIDTLLDVSYDLKMQFALDRPTNYLPNKTVFLMFFEQSTRTRNSMEAGITQLGGHAHFLDTSNMQIAHGEVPKDTAVILSRMGHAIACRNCFWKEGNAYLREMAKWSPVPIINMQDDLYHPLQGIADLMTIQEKRGKNTRGLKVSVIWAYATTHKKPISVPLTQALLFPRYGMEVTLAYPKGYEMPDWVIEQAKKNALENGGTFRITNDQEEAYRNADVVIPKNWGNWVTNESKAVIDSTLEANKHWKCTEERMALTDRHSLYMHALPADRVNEVEDSVIDGPHSAIYDEAENRLHTAKAVMALTMGGR